The nucleotide sequence TTTGAAAAGGAGCAGATCCCTTATCAGATGCCTGAATATCAATGTCATAGCTGTCTTCTATCTCAAAATCGATCCCTCCTTTTACAGTTATTTCACCGGTGTTGATATTCACATCGAAAAGCTCACGTAATTTCCTATTCACATTATTACCGAAGGAGTAAACTATCTCGCCATTTGAACCTTCGTCTAAATCCGTAGCATTTACCTGTACAACGATTGAGCCAATTGGAGAATTTTCGTTCAGTTTTGCAGTGTATGACTCTTTAGTGAAAACAGGCATATTATCATTTACATCTAAAACGTCCACAATTATTTCTATAGTCCCAGACCTTGGAGGTTTTCCGCCATCAATGGCAGTAAGTAGTAATTTATAGCTCCCTGTAGTCTCTCTATCTAGCGGCTTCAGTAGATTCAAAACAGGAGTTTTCGAATCCTTGCCTCGGTCCTTAACTTCCAGACGAAAATGTTCATTATGACTGAGTTTATATTGTTGAACAGAGTATTGCCCGCTATCTGGATCGAGTGCAGCTTGTAGCTGAAATCTCACGCCTGGTAACACGGACTCTGAAATCTCTAATCGTTTCTCTGTGTCGGGAAAGCTGGGAGAATGGTCGTTCACATCTAACACCTCCACCGAGACATAATGGATCTCCAGCGGGTTCTCTAGAACGGTTTTCAGGTTGATCAAACACACGCTGCTCCGTTCGCACACCTCCTCTCGGTCTATTTTTCGATTCACATACAAGATGCCGTCATTCTGGTTTACCTGGAAAAGGGGCTCGGTCGAGCCAGACACGATTCGAAATCCCCTTTCCTTCAATGTGCTCAGATCTATTCCCAAATCCTTAGCTACATTCCCCACGACAGATCCTTCCTTAAGCTCTTCAGCGATGGAGTATCTTATCTGAGCAGAAGCTCCGCTCCAAAAGAGAACCAAAGCAACCATGAAGGCAACCCATTGGCAACGTTCCTGCCATGCCCCGCATCCTCTTTGTTCCATGTTTTCTATATAAATAACAATAATCCACACCACTTCCGTTAATCCTCTATTGATAAGACATTTATATCATTACATTCCGAGTAGGATCACTGCTCATTATCCAATAGTGTTTTAAGAATGTCAAATGTAGATATTAGTCTCTCCTCGATGCTGCATGACTGCTCCTCGCAGAGCGATTGAACAAGCAACGAAACCAGCAAGGAGGAGAACTGAAAAGCATGAAAATCATATCTGTAAGGAGCATTTTTATAGTTGAGTACTGACACCATGCGACTCTACCTCACATTGCACTATCGTTCAAGTGTATTCATGTTTCCATTTCAATATTGAATGTTGTCTTGACACATAACACATATCAGAGAATAGGTCACTGCAACAGATGCATGGGTAAATAAAATCAGGATAACCATGACAAACCATATATtcaatatatatcccatttagcagacgcttttgtccaaagcgacttacaagtcggctggggccactacttttacatatgggtggccccagcgggaatcgaacccacgacgcttggcgcttggcgttgcaagcgccatgctctaccgactgagccacacaggacccgagCAACTAAAACGTTCCTCATGAACGCAACAAGTGTCCCACAAGGAATAaggaatataaaaaataaaaaagaggaTAGCTACTTCACTTGCTTTTGTATGTTATTCCTTTTTGGCAAAAATACGCAAGGGCAATAGGGTGTtgaacaacaaaacatttcagcACCACTATCGTGGAAAGCGACCAGCTGGGAGTGGCAGGCTAATGCGCTGGTATATGAGCCCGCTACTTCTGGTGTGAGATCATATGACAGCCAACAAATCTCTTACTGCCaaaaacataatttacaaattcaCACTACCATTTTGGTAAATTAAAACAATTACCTGAAATACTTCCAAAAGCAATGAGAATAGTCCAAATAATTGGAGAACTCAAGCATATCCCACTCGTTGAATCCACGTATATTCAATGGCATTACGTTGAACCAAAGTGGAATAGAATTTGAATTAACGTCCGTGCCCAGTAGGATGTAACGGGGGTCAGCGTGCTGCTAACAAATTAGTTTCCTCTACCTTTCGACTGCTCATACTGTGCTCGAACCAGTGGTCCTCTGCTTCGCAACACACGTGACAAATCTTATCAACAACGTTCCAACGGGTTACTGTACCAATTGGATGGCTCTGTAAGGAACATTTCAAGCTAGCTGTGGAGTGAGCTTACGGTACGTGCTTAACTCtgtaacacatactgtacactatcAGCACAAGACCACGTGAATTGTCAACACTGGGTAGAGGAGAATTAAGAATGAAATGTTAGTTTTCAACTTCTTACCTCTCCAGAAGCCCTCCTCCTGTGTTCAGGTAGCACTAGAGTATTCCCATTGCTGCCCGGGACTGTAGAACCTATACTCATTCTGGGTCCAACTAACATGTACCGTTTGTCTCCGGATCTGTACTGGATGCTGTGGCACAGTGTCCCGTCGTTATTCACATCTTGTAAATACTTGGAGGAATAGTCTGTGGGTTTGGAGCACTGCATTACAATCAACACGATGATGCTGATGATAAAAAGCGTTGAAACTGACCCCAAAGTAatgatcaaataaaatgtaaCGCTGTTCTCCTCCTCGTCTTTTACTGAACTTTTCACATCAGAAGCTGCAAAAGCCTCTTTGGGCTCCACAACCTTGATAATCACAGTAGCTGTTGCTGACAGTGAAACGTTCCCATTGTCTTTTACCAGTATGACCAGTTTATTCACAGCCTCGTCTGTCTCTGTGAATGACCGAAGTGTCCTTATCTGTCCTGTATAGCGGTCCAAAGCAAAGAGACTGTGGTCAGTAACTTCCTGCAGTGAAAATAATAACCAGCCGTTATATCCTATATCAGCGTCATAGGCTCTCACTTTAGTCACCAAATGGCCTGCGTTCACATTGCGGGGAATCTCCTCCACACCTTCAGCAGAACCGTTAGCGCTGACTGGATACAAGATCACTGGAGCGTTGTCGTTCTGATCCAGAATGAACACGTTCACTGTGACGTTACTGCTTAGTAACGGAGTTCCAGAGTCTGTAGCTACAACTTGGAAATGGAATGTTTTTAAAGTTTCAAAGTCAAAACTTTTTAGCGCCAGTATGTTCCCATTTTCAGAATTTATGTTGAGAAAGGACGCCCATTTGTTTTCCTCGCCACCATCTCTCAAGATATGATATGAAATAAGTGCGTTTTCATTCATGTCAGGATCTGACGCACTCACGGAAAATACTGAGGTGCCGGGGATGTTATTCTCAGTGACATAGAAAGTATAGGGACTCAGTGAAAACTCTGGACTGTTGTCATTCACATCTGATACAACAACGCTGATAGTCTTTATAGATGACAAGGACGGTTCCCCTGCGTCTTTGGCTACTATTGTTAGATCATATtcagtctctttctccctatctaGTGGTGACTTGGTGACTACAGAATACATGTTATCTTGTAAAGAGGGAATTAGTTTGAAAGGTACATCTTCAAGTAGCGAGCAAAGAACTTTGCCTTTGAGACCAGAGTCCAAATCATTAACACTGATCAGTGCTACAGTAGTTCCGGGTTTGGAATCCTCACGGATTGCGTTCGAGAAAGATGTCACCTCAATCTCCGGTGCATTGTCATTAACGTCAATTACATTGATAATAATAGTTTTGTCAGTTGTCAAAGGAGCTGTCCCCTTGTCTGATGCCTGAATATCAATCTCAAAGCTGTTATTTTCCTCGAAATTAATAACACCCTTTACAATTATTTCCCCGGTAATGCAGTCTAAATCAAAACGTTTCCGTACTCTACCGCCCACGTCGTTGGCGAAAGCATACATTATTTCGCCATTTGAACCTTCGTCCAAATCAGTCGCGTTCATCTGTATGACTGTTGTGCCTAAAGGGGCATTTTCATTCAGCGTTACAGAGTATACCTCCTTAGTAAAGACAGGGCTGTTATCGTTTACGTCTAATACATCTACAGTTATTCTCATGTCTCCAGATCTAGGAGGTTTACCTCCATCAATAGCCGTGAGCAATAATCTATGGCTCCGTATGGCCTCTCTATCTAACGCCTTCTGTAAAATCAAAGTAGGGGTTTTGCGGTCCTCACCTCGATCTTTAACTTCCAGACGGAAATGATCATTGGGGCTGAGTTTATACTGTTGAATAGAATAAATGCCTCCATCTCGATCATGAGCAGCATTAAGCTGAAATCTCGCCCCAGGTACCGCAGATTCTGAAATCTCTAACCTTTTCTCTTTCTCGGGAAAGATGGGAGAATGGTCGTTAACATCTAACACCTCCACAGCAACATAATGGATCTCCAGCGGGTTCTCTAGAACGGTTTTCAGGTTGATTAAACACACGCTGCTCCGTTCGCacacctcctctctgtctattttTCGGTTCACATACAAGATGCCGTCATTCTGGTTTACCTGGAAAAGAGGATCAGTCGAGCCAGATACGATTCGAAATCCCCTTTCCTTCAATGTGCTTAGCTCTATACCCAAATCCTTAGCTATATTCCCAACGATAGTTCCTTCCTTAAGCTCTTCAGAGATGGAGTATCTTATCTGTGCAGAACCTCCGCTCCAAAAGAGGACCAAAGCAACCATGAACACAACCCATTGCCGTCCCTCCAGCCATGCCCCGCATCCTCTTTGTTCCATGTTTTcaagataaataacaataatcCACAGCACTTCCACTATTCCTTCATGGTGACAGTTGTCTATCCATTATATTCGGATAGGACCAAAGCTCGTTATCAAGAGTGTTTTCAGAATATATCATTGAAATCTTATTCTCCCCACGAAGCTCACGACTGTGTTCATCCAGCGACTGAATAAGATACGAAACCAACAAGGGGGCGGACTCAAAAGTATGACGAGAGGATGTCAACCCGGAGCGGTATTCTAGTTGTGTACTGACACCATGCGATTCTATCTCAGAGTGCACTATCGTTCAAGCTTATTCATGGTATATAGTAAAAATACAAATCGCATAAAACCGTACTGAAAAAGTTGTGTGGATTAAGAAAGTCGGAATGCAGAGGTCGACACACCATGATGCATAGCCTGGGACACCATTTACTGGAGTGTGTAACAAGCGTCCCACCCCGACTGAAGTCAATATTGAAATATATTTATAGAAATGAAGAGCATATCTACTTGACATGCATGTAGGCGTATATGTCATCACTTTTTGGCAGACCTTCACCAGACACTCATCGCGTTGAAATCAACAGCATTTCAGCACTATTGTAGTGGACTATGACCAGTGGTTTGGACCGATTTACAAGTtctctctctgaaaaatgtagttcatttaatactattgtcataaggttccatgactttgtccatgcagggcatctgaacacacaaaatacattttggatgaTTTTAATaacattttgggtgttttattcAACTTTTGTAAACCTGTGGTGTTCCCGGGAAAAATTACATTAGAATGTAATGGGTGAtactacaattagtgtataaaattgagttcaggcacatgcccattcatcagatggacacacttcccctcccagacccccacatgcatgtgtatctgagcacacacacacacacacacacacacacacacacacacacacacacacacacacacacacacacacacacacacacacacacacacacacacacacacacacacacacacacacacacacacacacacacacacacacctcgctcctcttggcttccatggcaacccccacgatgtcacgttctgaccatcgttcgtgtgtgttttccttgttttagtgttggtcaggacgtgagctgggtgggcattctatgttgtgtgtctggtttgtccatttctatgttaggcctgatatggttctcaatcagaggcaagtgttagtcattgtctctgattgggaaccatatttaggtagcctgttttgtgttgggtttggtgggtgattgttcctgtctttgtgtttgtggcaccagataggactgttttggttattgcacgtttcttgttttgtagattgtcgtactttcatctttattaaagatgcacaaaactcaccacactgcattttggtccgcctctctttccccacaagaaaaccattacaggatcacccaccaaccaaggaccaagcagcgtggtaaacagaggcagcaggagaagcgacaggtgcagcaggagcagcagcagcagaagcagcagcagcagaagcagcagcaggagaagcagcagcagcaggagcaacagcagcagcagcagtgggagaggctgcactatttggaagaatggacttgggaggagatccttgacgggaaaggaccctgggcagagccaggggaatattgccgccccaaagccgagctggaggcagcgaaggcagagaggcggcattatgaggagctagcacggcagagcggctggaagcccgagaggcagccccaaaaatttattgggggaggcacagggagagtgtggcagagtcaggagtcagacctgagccaactccccctgtttaccgcaaggagccatggatggaattggagctgtcggtgaagctgagggctgagtctgagagtgttgaggatgtattggACAGAGTAGAAAGAAAGCTGTTGGTTTGGTATAGTATGcacggcattcgccctgaggagcGTGTCAGCTGTCCGATGCCACCTGTGTCAGTTCCTCGTACTCAGCCTGAAACGTGTGTTGGAGTTCCGGGGGATttgatgccggctatacacaccaggtctccagtacaccttcacaacCCGGTGTATCCTATTCCTTGCACTCACCCGGAGGTGGGTGTCCccggcccggtaccaccagtgccggctccccgcaccaggctgtctctccgtcccatcaacacaggtgctcccacctgtccggcgctaccagagtttccgcccctcagtcaagaggcgccagagctcctcagtccagcactg is from Oncorhynchus masou masou isolate Uvic2021 chromosome 32, UVic_Omas_1.1, whole genome shotgun sequence and encodes:
- the LOC135526264 gene encoding protocadherin alpha-7-like isoform X7, whose product is MEQRGCGAWLEGRQWVVFMVALVLFWSGGSAQIRYSISEELKEGTIVGNIAKDLGIELSTLKERGFRIVSGSTDPLFQVNQNDGILYVNRKIDREEVCERSSVCLINLKTVLENPLEIHYVAVEVLDVNDHSPIFPEKEKRLEISESAVPGARFQLNAAHDRDGGIYSIQQYKLSPNDHFRLEVKDRGEDRKTPTLILQKALDREAIRSHRLLLTAIDGGKPPRSGDMRITVDVLDVNDNSPVFTKEVYSVTLNENAPLGTTVIQMNATDLDEGSNGEIMYAFANDVGGRVRKRFDLDCITGEIIVKGVINFEENNSFEIDIQASDKGTAPLTTDKTIIINVIDVNDNAPEIEVTSFSNAIREDSKPGTTVALISVNDLDSGLKGKVLCSLLEDVPFKLIPSLQDNMYSVVTKSPLDREKETEYDLTIVAKDAGEPSLSSIKTISVVVSDVNDNSPEFSLSPYTFYVTENNIPGTSVFSVSASDPDMNENALISYHILRDGGEENKWASFLNINSENGNILALKSFDFETLKTFHFQVVATDSGTPLLSSNVTVNVFILDQNDNAPVILYPVSANGSAEGVEEIPRNVNAGHLVTKVRAYDADIGYNGWLLFSLQEVTDHSLFALDRYTGQIRTLRSFTETDEAVNKLVILVKDNGNVSLSATATVIIKVVEPKEAFAASDVKSSVKDEEENSVTFYLIITLGSVSTLFIISIIVLIVMQCSKPTDYSSKYLQDVNNDGTLCHSIQYRSGDKRYMLVGPRMSIGSTVPGSNGNTLVLPEHRRRASGEMRSETLRQDPRSRPQSLSHTQPRKLTPKVPNSDWRYSASLRAGMQSSVHMEESSVMQGAQGVLVQNWPTVSSAAGDAEGGEVSPPMGAGVDSNSWHFRYGAGGPGGPPQHLKPGEVPPEAFIIPGSPAIISIRQQGGEDDKSDFISFGKKEEAKKKKKKKKEKKDKKDKGKDDDE
- the LOC135526264 gene encoding protocadherin alpha-3-like isoform X20, which translates into the protein MEQRGCGAWLEGRQWVVFMVALVLFWSGGSAQIRYSISEELKEGTIVGNIAKDLGIELSTLKERGFRIVSGSTDPLFQVNQNDGILYVNRKIDREEVCERSSVCLINLKTVLENPLEIHYVAVEVLDVNDHSPIFPEKEKRLEISESAVPGARFQLNAAHDRDGGIYSIQQYKLSPNDHFRLEVKDRGEDRKTPTLILQKALDREAIRSHRLLLTAIDGGKPPRSGDMRITVDVLDVNDNSPVFTKEVYSVTLNENAPLGTTVIQMNATDLDEGSNGEIMYAFANDVGGRVRKRFDLDCITGEIIVKGVINFEENNSFEIDIQASDKGTAPLTTDKTIIINVIDVNDNAPEIEVTSFSNAIREDSKPGTTVALISVNDLDSGLKGKVLCSLLEDVPFKLIPSLQDNMYSVVTKSPLDREKETEYDLTIVAKDAGEPSLSSIKTISVVVSDVNDNSPEFSLSPYTFYVTENNIPGTSVFSVSASDPDMNENALISYHILRDGGEENKWASFLNINSENGNILALKSFDFETLKTFHFQVVATDSGTPLLSSNVTVNVFILDQNDNAPVILYPVSANGSAEGVEEIPRNVNAGHLVTKVRAYDADIGYNGWLLFSLQEVTDHSLFALDRYTGQIRTLRSFTETDEAVNKLVILVKDNGNVSLSATATVIIKVVEPKEAFAASDVKSSVKDEEENSVTFYLIITLGSVSTLFIISIIVLIVMQCSKPTDYSSKYLQDVNNDGTLCHSIQYRSGDKRYMLVGPRMSIGSTVPGSNGNTLVLPEHRRRASGEPKVPNSDWRYSASLRAGMQSSVHMEESSVMQGAQGVLVQNWPTVSSAAGDAEGGEVSPPMGAGVDSNSWHFRYGAGGPGGPPQHLKPGEVPPEAFIIPGSPAIISIRQQGGEDDKSDFISFGKKEEAKKKKKKKKEKKDKKDKGKDDDE